Proteins from one Anastrepha obliqua isolate idAnaObli1 chromosome 2, idAnaObli1_1.0, whole genome shotgun sequence genomic window:
- the LOC129236818 gene encoding 1-phosphatidylinositol 4,5-bisphosphate phosphodiesterase gamma-1, with the protein MLNCFSTMSVPTLGEMEQTICMLERGTIITKLYSKHRPEQRRLLLVRETRQLLWSSVMADTRTDYEGSLELREIREIRVGKCSKEFRNCAEDTKRFEPAKCFVVLHGSSFKLKTFSVVALSEQEADHWVRGLRYMVQDTVTAPYPLQVERWLRREYYAIENSSVQSSKDGGQVTVKDFKSFLASISCKMTTSKLMEYFSEDDVRRKNDLRFDDFSRLYRKLLLPNNFLEEMFYSTPGAFPYSKNDETVTLREFQNFLVQEQHEIMGRDDASVSNFIRDFLQDVERDVQEPYFTLSEFLDYLFSKQNDLWDRNCDRIYMDMKQPMSAYWIASSHNTYLTGDQFSSESSCEAYARALRMGCRCIELDCWNGADNLPYIFHGHTMTSKIKFKDVIKTIKEHAFVTSEYPVILSIEQNCSLEQQRNMAQALIEVFGDMLLTQRCDRAEVQLPSPHQLRRKIILKHKKLPEYEDGCPGGPSIVGGGSGISSNNGSRSSISGGNGDDNENVRNFLKEGMLFFKDPVDKAWNLYHFVLTQQQLIYSSHSDENNTGGGDDDDNALSQGSSSTIIPKSKDNFVNDELHFGENWFHGKLEGGRQEADQLLEAYKHLGDGTFLVRESATFVGDYSLSFWRRNRPNHCRIKLKHENGATKFYLVDNFVFDSLYSLIVYYRKNMLRSSEFSITLKEPVPQPKKHETQEWFHPNTTKEQAEQVLIKLDVGSFLVRPSVQSTNAFVISFTINRKIKHCRIMQEGRLYVVDTIQFESLVSLVNYYIRNPLYRNVKLLYPVSQELLRQKLLACQASLEHQNGSDFSDASSYMDPSLDDRVTCKALYSYKANKPDELSFPKHAIIMNVHRNTSMWWRGDYGGMVQRHFPANYVKVIDSAGDDYNSFSDENNSENISRTDSIDIHGAIVHLSESNEPGILFQLQIQTPTMQNSFIIGFDNQELAYEWIKAIQEGAQIANQLATERRKKERSARVAKEMSDLIIYFRSVPFREHSWVFYEMSSFPETKAEKQFLQQNSMLFLQYHRNQISRVYPKGQRLDSSNFNPVPFWNVGSQMIALNYQTGDKAMQLNQSKFRDNGNCGYLLKPKFMQVEGFDPNNPLAITSLEERFITIRIIAGRHLFRGGKSNNPLVTVEICGASFDTGIKHRTKGSENGFNPVWNEKCEFAVRNPHFALLRFEVQDEDMFAETHFIAQACYPLNCIRTGYRSITLRNKFSEELELASLLVHIDVKHTATNAANEHTVVVGF; encoded by the exons ATGTTGAATTGTTTTAGCACTATGAGTGTGCCTACATTGGGTGAGATGGAGCAAACAATTTGTATGCTTGAACGTGGCACAATTATTACCAAGCTCTACTCTAAGCATCGTCCAGAGCAGCGGCGTCTATTGTTGGTACGCGAAACACGGCAACTTCTGTGGTCATCCGTTATGGCAGATACCCGCACCGACTATGAAGGATCACTAGAATTACGGGAAATACGAGAGATTCGAGTTGGAAAGTGTTCGAAAGAATTTCGCAATTGCGCTGAAGATACGAAACGTTTTGAGCCGGCAAAGTGCTTTGTAGTATTGCATGGcagttcatttaaattaaaaactttttccgttGTGGCACTCTCCGAGCAGGAAGCAGACCATTGGGTACGTGGTCTTCGTTATATGGTACAGGACACGGTGACAGCACCCTATCCACTGCAAGTAGAACGTTGGCTTCGTCGAGAGTATTATGCCATAGAGAATTCGAGTGTGCAGTCTTCGAAAGATGGTGGTCAAGTGACAGTAAAagattttaaatcgtttttggcTAGTATTAGCTGCAAAATGACTACCAGCAAGTTGATGGAATATTTTTCTGAAGATGATGTAAGACGTAAAAATGATTTACGTTTTGATGATTTTTCCCGATTGTATCGAAAACTGCTTTTGCCAAATAATTTTCTGGAAGAAATGTTTTACAGCACTCCTGGCGCATTTCCATACTCAAAGAATGACGAAACAGTTACATTGCGagaattccaaaattttttggtGCAAGAGCAACATGAGATAATGGGACGAGATGATGCCTCGGTTTCAAACTTCATACGCGACTTCTTGCAAGATGTTGAACGTGATGTGCAGGAGCCTTATTTTACTTTAAGCGAGTTTCTAGATTACCTCTTCTCAAAGCAAAACGACCTCTGGGATCGCAATTGTGATCGTATTTACATGGACATGAAGCAACCTATGTCTGCATATTGGATTGCATCTTCGCACAACACTTATCTCACTGGTGATCAATTTTCCAGTGAATCGTCATGTGAAGCGTATGCGCGTGCATTGCGCATGGGATGTCGTTGCATTGAGCTGGATTGTTGGAATGGGGCAGATAATctgccatacatttttcacgGGCACACAATGActtccaaaattaaatttaaagatgTAATCAAAACGATAAAAGAACATGCTTTCGTAACCTCCGAGTATCCAGTGATTTTATCAATTGAGCAAAACTGTTCTTTGGAGCAGCAGCGTAATATGGCACAGGCACTAATTGAG GTCTTCGGTGACATGCTGCTGACCCAGCGTTGTGATCGCGCTGAAGTACAACTTCCATCACCACACCAGTTACGTCGAAAAATTATACTTAAGCACAAAAAACTGCCGGAATATGAAGATGGATGCCCTGGTGGACCCAGTATAGTAGGTGGTGGCTCTGGTATCTCGTCGAATAATGGAAGTAGATCATCCATTAGTGGTGGAAATGGTGATGACAATGAAAATGTGCGCAATTTCCTCAAAGAGGGAATGTTGTTCTTTAAAGATCCAGTGGACAAAGCTTGGAACCTCTATCATTTTGTCTTAACACAGCAGCAATTAATTTATTCGTCGCATTCTGATGAAAACAATACTGGTGGTGGAGATGATGATGACAACGCCTTGTCGCAGGGTTCATCGTCAACAATAATACCCAAATCGAAAGATAATTTTGTGAATGACGAGCTGCACTTCGGTGAAAACTGGTTCCATGGGAAACTGGAAG GTGGTCGGCAAGAGGCTGATCAACTTTTGGAGGCCTACAAGCATCTTGGTGATGGAACATTTCTAGTGCGCGAGTCAGCCACCTTTGTTGGTGATTACAGTTTGTCATTTTGGCGACGAAATCGCCCGAATCACTGTCGTATTAAGTTGAAACATGAAAACGGCGCAACTAAATTTTATCTAGTCGATAATTTCGTGTTCGATTCGCTTTACTCGCTTATTGTTTACTATCGGAAGAATATGTTACGCAGCTCCGAATTCTCAATCACGTTAAAGGAACCTGTACCACAACCGAAAAAACACGAAACACAAGAATGGTTTCACCCAAATACAACCAAAGAGCAAGCGGAGCAAGTGCTTATTAAACTGGATGTGGGCTCATTTCTTGTGCGCCCATCAGTCCAAAGCACCAATGCTTTTGTCATATCATTTACAATTAATCGCAAAATCAAGCATTGTCGCATCATGCAAGAGGGTCGCCTCTATGTCGTGGATACTATTCAATTTGAATCGCTTGTTTCGTTAGTCAATTATTACATACGCAATCCACTATATCGAAACGTTAAGCTATTGTACCCAGTGTCTCAGGAATTGTTGCGCCAAAAACTGCTCGCTTGTCAGGCATCGTTGGAGCATCAAAACGGCAGTGACTTCAGCGATGCCTCCAGTTATATGGATCCCAGTCTGGATGACCGTGTGACATGTAAAGCACTCTACAGTTACAAAGCTAATAAACCGGATGAATTGTCATTTCCAAAGCATGCGATTATTATGAATGTTCACAGGAATACGTCGATGTGGTGGCGCGGCGATTATGGAGGTATGGTTCAGCGCCACTTCCCGGCTAACTACGtaaag GTGATTGACTCTGCTGGCGATGATTACAATTCCTTTAGTGACGAAAATAACAGCGAAAATATCTCACGCACCGATTCCATTGACATTCATGGTGCAATTGTGCACCTTTCCGAATCAAATGAACCAGGCATATTATTCCAGTTACAAATTCAAACACCCACCATGCAAAATTCCTTCATCATCGGCTTTGATAATCAAGAATTGGCTTATGAATGGATAAAAGCCATACAGGAGGGTGCACAAATCGCCAATCAACTGGCAACAGAGCGTCGTAAAAAGGAGCGTTCGGCACGGGTGGCCAAAGAAATGTCCGATTTGATTATTTACTTTCGAAGTGTGCCATTTCGTGAACATTCCTGGGTATTCTACGAAATGTCCAGCTTTCCCGAAACTAAAGCCGAGAAACAGTTCTTGCAACAGAACAGTATGCTCTTTTTGCAATACCATCGCAACCAGATCAGCCGTGTATATCCGAAGGGTCAACGCTTGGATTCGTCCAACTTCAATCCGGTACCATTTTGGAATGTGGGCTCACAAATGATTGCGCTCAATTACCAGACCGGTGACAAGGCAATGCAGCTTAACCAGTCAAAATTTCGAGACAATGGGAATTGCGGTTATCTGTTGAAACCGAAGTTTATGCAAGTTGAAGGCTTCGATCCAAATAACCCACTAGCCATCACCTCATTAGAGGAGCGCTTTATAACAATACGTATCATAGCCGGACGCCATTTGTTCCGCGGTGGCAAATCCAACAACCCGCTAGTCACTGTAGAGATATGTGGCGCTAGTTTTGATACGGGCATTAAACACCGCACAAAGGGTAGCGAGAACGGTTTCAACCCAGTGTggaatgaaaaatgtgagtttGCCGTACGCAATCCACATTTTGCGCTGCTACGTTTCGAGGTACAAGACGAAGATATGTTTGCAGAGACGCATTTCATAGCGCAAGCATGTTACCCATTGAATTGCATACGAACAGGCTATCGTAGCATAACGCTGCGCAATAAATTCAGTGAGGAGCTCGAACTGGCCTCGCTGCTTGTGCATATAGACGTTAAACACACCGCCACAAATGCTGCTAATGAGCACACGGTTGTTGTGGggttttaa